ACACCAAGGTCCTTGGGCAGTCGGGCAGGCTCAAGGTCTGGGCAGGTGTGTTGGCATAGAGGTTGGGAGGCTACTGTCTCTCCCCAGAGCCTTACTGAGGTCACCTAGAGCAGGTCAGGTGGGGGCAGCATTGGAATATGGAAcagctttgaaaaatattttttcaacttcCTGTGgctaaaaaaacaaagaaagagtaACAAGGAAATGAATCCCAGTAGCTAAGGGTGGCCTTCAGAGTCCCCAAAGTGGACAGAAATACAGGTAGCTCCCAGGATAAGCCAGTCTGTCCTGAGCCACAGACCCCATGTACAAGTGTGAAGGAGTGACCTGCTGGCCACTCTGCCCCCTACCAACATGGGCAGGGGGAGACAGATAGCCCCTAAGGAACCTGGGAAAGATCACAGAAAGCATTAGATCCTCACCCTGGGACCAAGGAGTTTACATGGTTTTCTGGTGGCCACTTAGCTGGCTGTTGTCAGAGCTGGGACTAGAACTTATTACTCTCAGACCAGAGCTGTGACCCTGATCTGGGGATCTGGTGAAGCGGAGGGCCTCGTGCCACATGCAAAGCCTCAGTCTTTGACaccatcttcttctctctctccctttttttcccctttctcccttcactcccctcccctccccttttcctcatGGAGCACCAACCTCCAGGCCTCTTCGTTTAGGTGTCTCTGGAGACTTGGTCCTCATCCCACACCACCCAGAGACCACTCGGCCAACCCAGAGGAGCTTGCTCATCTGACAGTGCAATTGCCGCACGTCTGTACTTAGCAGGAGACCTAAGCTGAGCTCAGAGGGCGACCATAAATAAAAGCTGCATgctttgctattttatttatggTTTCTCCTAATAAGGGTGAAAAAAATTCTGCAAATAAAAGCCTGAttacaaatgcacacacacaaaaaacgaTATCAAGTATGAAAAGTATTCTCCCTCCTCACAGGAACggaattagaaaaacaaagcacCATATTTCACCACATAATCATGACCACcacattaacacacacacacataaatattctGTGCATCTTCATCTTGCACCAAAGAGAGTttagtaataaatgattttaaagtaatactggcgcatttttttaaaaaggaattcatATAATAGTCacaccccacttttttttttttgcaaaaaatttAGACATAAAACCTGGGACAATTATGTAGTGAAATACAGTAAGTGAATGGAGTAGGGgactaaaaaagaataagtaaaaaatatagtAAAGGAAGGGAACTATAACTGATATcataggaaaaaatgaaacacTTTAATGTTCAAAAATATAGGAAATGTTTAAACAACCTCAAGACATTACCAGAAAGTGGAATTGTTAAcagcaattaaaaaatgtttttgagggctggggggttggggcttagtggtggagcacttcacctgtgtgaggcactggattcaaccctcagcaccataaataaataagtaagtaaataaataaatacataaataaaggtattgtgtccatccacaactaaaaataatttttaaatgtttttgaaagaattaaaatcagcatattataataatgcatgcataccaatgtttatagcagtataaCTCTACAACAGCCCAGTTATGGAACCAGCTTCAGTGTCTATCAACAGATACATGGAGAAAGAAAGTgtggtacacacacacaatggagttttactcagtcatgaaGAAGAacgaaatcatgtcatttgctggtaaagggGACAGAACAGGAGAACACTGAGCTGAGTGAAACAAGATGGACTCAGagagtcaagggttgaatgttttctcttcagagagaaattagaaattatgaAGTATGGGTGTGGTGCCctatgaaaatggaagggagaacagtggggtagaggaaggagaagaaagggtgagaggagggatggggaaagggaggaagagcagaaggaaATTAACCAGACTATGCCGTGTGCATCTCTGAACACGTCACAACGAATTCCACTTTTTATGCAGAACTggaatgcaccaattaaaaaataagtcaaaaagaaaagaaggacgCTAAGATGagtgtaaaaaaatgtttttgaagattGTGTAGTGATAGATAAATGCTCATGATAAAAGAAAAACGTGTGGTAAGAACCATATGTGATTATGTTACAGTTCTCAAATAGTCTAAAATGATATAGATAAAAGACTGGGAAGGCATAGAGTGATCTAACAGCAGTTTTCTCTGGGTGTTGGGATTAGAAgcaattttaactttcttttgcATATGTTTCTAACTTTCATGGATTACTTATACATTAGattaaaaacacatattttcaAGACACCTATAATATCCACAGCACATGATTTGATCTAGGGCGATATGGACAGAGGGGAATTCATGCTGAGAAATCTGCGGAGGGCAGGAGCCTATGAGCAGCCCAGGGTACTTACTGCCAGTAAGTCTAGAACATGGGACAGGCCAGAAGCTGAGGCTCAGGGCTGCAGAGGCTCCGGTGGGTGGGAGGACGAACACTAGGAGCAGGATCCAGATTTCAAACGCCCCAACTGGGACCTGTTTTTACTTCATATTTGAAACATGTCGTGTGCTTAAATCTGATACTTAGTAGAATCTGAATGTACACTGCTGATATTTTTGAATGAGATTTAATGAAGaaaggggaggtgggggaagaaagaaagggatggagggaggaaagaagaaaaaggaagaggagaggaaagaaggaggggaggacAATGGGAAGGAATactggaggggaggaggggatgtGGGAGAATTCCAACGTGAATGACTTGGAAGCGCTCAGATTTTTctagaaagaaaactgaagttgTGGGAAAGTGCCCGGCCCTCTATTCCCATCAGCCTGGTGGAGAcccttccctccctgctctcGCAACGACTGGCCTGGATCCCTTGCTCCCCGATCggactcccccccccacccccagctgtaGCAGCAGTAGCTGTGTCAGGGACTCTGTCACCATGGGAAGGGGAGAGACCGACCATGACAATCTCCAGCACTTCGCTCTTGCTGATGGTCCCATTGCCGTCCACGTCGTAGAGGGAGAAGGCCCATTCCAGCTTCTGCGTGGGCTTGCCCCCAGTGGTCATGTGCAAGGCGACCACGTACTCCTTGAAGTCCAGGGTTCCGTCGCTGTTGGTGTCGAAGCTGCGGAACACGTGCTGCGCATAGGCCTTGGGGTCGGCGTCCGGGAAGAATTTGCCATAGATGCTCTCGAACTCCTTCCTGGAGATGCGGCCGCTGGGGCACTCCTTCAGGAAGGACTGGTACCAGGCACACAGCTCCTCCTCTGTGAACTTGGTGTTCAGCTGCAGATCCTCCAGGATCTCCTTGGACAGGGCCCCGCTTTTGCTGTTCCCCATGGGTGAGGGAGAGTGGGCGCCggctgggcaggtgggtgggACGTGCCTGTCCTCCTGGCTGTCCGGGCTCTGTGCACTAGGAGACGGAGTCTGAGATGCTGGCGGATTAGGAGGATTAGGAGTTCTTCCCAGTCcttggaggaaggaggaggggacccaaggctgggggtgggggcggtggCTTTCCAAACCATCCTGAGATTAAAAGAGCTGAGAGCAGGCCAACCATTCATCTTAGCCTCCTGAAAGGAAAAGATGGGAGGGCAAAGATCCTCCTCCGGACCCTAACTCCAGCCCTCCAAGGGTTGATGGTCGCTGCTTGTTTATGCCGCAGTAACTCCTGCAGGGGCAGGTAGGGCACCGCGCACTGCGCCTTATAATGTCGTGTTTAGCAAAGGGGCTGAAGCCAGCCTGCTTTAAATCCCAGCTTTGCTACTTAAATAGCTGTGTGACCTCGGGTATGTTTTTTTAACCTCTCTCTGCCTAGGATGCTCTCCTAATCCTACGCTTGAGTCACATCTTGGcttaaatgtcaccttctcagcAAGGCCTATAGGAACCCCTCTATTTCTAGCCCCATCTCCACTGGCACACCCCACACTGTGCCTCCACCAGAATGAAAGTTCCAGTAGGGGGAAGAGATCTCATATTGCTCCTAGTGCATCTCCATTGACAGAATAGAGCCTAGCAGGTTTGGGCCCTCAGgagatatttattgagtgaatggGTACAGTTGTGTCTGTCTCATTGTCATTATGAGGCTGAAATGAGTCCATAAGTGTGTCACGCTTCAAAGAGACCAAACCCCTATCACGGCAAGTGCTGAACACCCGTGGAAGGTCCCTGACTTAATAATAGCAGAAGTGTACCCAGACAGACAGCCATTCGGGCTTCCACCTTCAATACAGTATTCAATAGATTGCATGAAATATTCAACACTAGCCAGCTTCCATGGTgcgtgcctgtcatcccagctactcagaagctgaggcaggaacatggcaagtttaaggccagactggaaaacttagtgagacccttctcataatggaaaatgagaaaaggactggagatgtggttcagtggtaaagagaccctgggttcagttcccctCCAGAGGTCTGGGGAacggggtgggaggaggagagagataggagggagggagagaagagggttTTGCCCAAGCATAGGCTAAATAGGGTACTGTAAGTGTTCTGAGAAGGTTTAAGGCAGGCCAGGCTAAGTTATGA
This window of the Ictidomys tridecemlineatus isolate mIctTri1 chromosome 3, mIctTri1.hap1, whole genome shotgun sequence genome carries:
- the Rcvrn gene encoding recoverin; this translates as MGNSKSGALSKEILEDLQLNTKFTEEELCAWYQSFLKECPSGRISRKEFESIYGKFFPDADPKAYAQHVFRSFDTNSDGTLDFKEYVVALHMTTGGKPTQKLEWAFSLYDVDGNGTISKSEVLEIVMAIFKMISPEDVKLLPDDENTPEKRAEKIWAYFGKKDDDKLTEQEFIEGTMANKDILRLIQFEPQKVKEKIKEKKP